Within Lentimicrobiaceae bacterium, the genomic segment TATTTGAATTATTTATAAACTGAATCGTCTTGTGACAATCACTATCTTCTCTTTCACAAGTGCTACTTATAAAAAGAATGCATGTAAAAAAAATAAAAATGTTTTTCATTTTAATATTGTCTTAATCTCCGCTGAACGGTATATTGATCTTTTCTTGATACTTTGTTGGCATTTTCGTTTATTGTAATTGCAAAAATGCAATTTCCGCTATGTTCCGAGCGGAATTGCAAATTCTGCTCAGCCGGGGTTACTTATTTCCACACTCATTAACTAATTTCTTCAGAATAAATTTATTGCTTGTATACAAATAAAGCCATTCCGGATAGTCTGAAACCGGAGAACCAATATCATGTATAACAAACTTTCTTTTAGATTTTGTTGTTTCAAAAAAGTTAATAGGCGGATTATTTAAAAAAACAACAAATAAATGTTCTTTATAATAAAAACACCCATAAAGATTAACATACTGTTCGAAAATAAGTGTTGTTTTTAAATCATAGTTTGCCGACAAATCAATAAATACACTATCGCTTTTTTCAATTATAACAATACTGAAAACAATAGCCTTAGAATAATAATCACAATCTTTTAAGCAACAAATAGCATTAGTAATTACCGAATCAAGTTGCTGACTTTTAATTTTTAATAAAGTCAGTTCTTTGTCGTATTTATTGCATTGAGCAAACAAAACGCCATTAAAAATTAATGGAATGATCAATAAATGTTTTAGAAATGATTTCATTATTTTACTTTTGGTGCTATTATTTCAAACATTGGCAAGTTACCAGGTATCGAGAATTGATTAAAAGGCATATACTTGCCATCATTAGGAGTAAAGATGTTAAATTTCGCATTTGGATGTAACATTTGAATCGTTGTTGCAAAACCAACATCTCCTGGCGAAATAGTTGTCGTGTTATTGTCGTGGCTATGGTCATTTCCTCTGTAAGTATATGTGTAAAGTTGAGTTGTATACAACCCATAACCGCCATAATCTGTGCCTGATTCGCGAGTAGTAGTAATATAATTAAGCCCTTGATCTCCTTCTACACCTACCCTTGATCTACTCCATTCAACTTTAGAGTTTTTTGCCACAAATTCAAAAAGATTTTTTGCTTTATCATCCCCTCTTACTTTAAGCACATCATATTTATACCATTTATCATCACGAGGGTCTTTTACTGACTGAGAATATTTACTATCCAAAATCCCTTTATCAACAGTTATAGAATTATCTTTCATCCCATTATCCCAGCTTTCTTTTGTATACAGCACATCAAAATTATCGTTTGTTTTTTCAACAAGGTTAACATTTCCTTGATCGTCAACAGTATAATTATCATCAAGTGCTCCAGTCGGATCAATACGAACAATTGGGCTATTCTGGCAATAACTATACGGGCTTACCCAGTTTCTTTGGTCTGCTAATGGGTCCATAGTAGTAAAATGAAGTGCTATAGGGTCGTACATCCTTGCCCCGTAATCGTACCAGTTAAGGCCGTAATCTTCCTGTAGTTCCTTGCCGTTGTACAGGTAATTATTCTTTAAATCTGCACCGGAGGTATAGCCCAAGACTTCCAACTGCATGCCAAAGGGATAGTAATGCTGGTATTCCATTACCTGGGGCAGGCCCGGGGCGGAATATTGGTCTTTTATTTGATATCCTGTTGACATATTCGTTTATTGTATTTGCGGAATTACAAATTTCTCTTTATTCCGAATAGAAAAATATTTTCCGCTCAGCCGGAAACTTTTGATGTGCCACTTCACTATATCGTGTATTTCTTAATATTTATTAGTTTGTATTGTTTTGCTTTTGTACTATATTTATATGTAAAAATCTTACTCCCAGACCAGGCCATCATCACTTCTCCTTTTTCTTTGGTTACTCCATAATCAATCATTCCTATTTCAATGTTTCCCTGATTTACTTCAATGGGTAAAAGTTTTATCACATAGAGGCTCTTTTTATTTTTTAAAAAAAACTCCAAGCTATCTGTAACATCAATAATATGATAATTTTTAATCTTTGATGGAAGCTTAATATCAAAACTTTTCATTATATAAACTGTGTCAATTTTATCCCCCGTGGACAAATGAGCACATAACGCTTGTTGATAAAGTTTAGATGTTTCAGTTTCATCAGAACCTTTAAAAGATAGAATAATCAAACTTATTATAAATAATGGCAAATATCTCATATTTTTACTTTTTAAATATTGACATTGGTATGGTTGCTATTACACCATTTCTTATGTATACATATATTGTTCCGTTCCCCATTCCAAAAACATAATCTTTCCCTGTAGCTGTATTTATATCTGTTTTTGAAGGTGGTTGTACCCAGCTTGCGGTTCCTCCAGCAACTTTTGTAGTTCCACTTGGATGACTATGAAAATCAAGATCTCCAACAATAGATGCATTTTTTCCTGAAGCTGAATTTCCGGCGGTTCCCGGTTTTGCAGATGTAACCATTCCATTATTAAGGATTCCCCCATATTCACGGTTATTTGTAGCTACTGTTCCACCTGTACCATTATCTTTAACAACTTCCATCATCTTTCCAATGGTTCTTGGAGATGCAATTTGAATTACGTTTTTCATGTGGTCACCTTTCAAATTCCCTTTCGAAATTTCTGATTCAGTCATTGCTGCCGCTTCTTTTGAAATAGGTGAAGAAAATCCTCTTTCTTCACCTTTATTAGGGTATATTTCGTTTGTAGTTTGAGATGTTTTTATAACAAAATTTCTATCAGGTTTATCATTTACTACCCTATAGATTTCTTGCCCTTGCTTATTATAATAAATATCATCATCTAACATGCCATTTGCATCAATCCTTGTAATTGGATTACTCTGGCAATAGTTGTACGGACTTACCCAACTGCGTTTTTCTGTTTTCGGGTCAATAGTACTCCACCTTCCAATCACCGGATCATACATCCTTGCGCCGTAATCGTACCAGTTCAGGTTATAATCTTCCTGCAATTCCTTGCCGTTGTACAGGTAATTGTTTTTTAAATCGGCACCGGAGGTATAGCCCAGGGCTTCCAATTGCATGCCAAAAGGATAGTAATGCTGGTATTCCATTACCTGGGGCAGGCCGGGAGCGGCTGCGGCATAGGTGGCACGGGTATTACCTAAGTGGTCTTTCATAAAGTACTCGTAACGGTAAGTGTTGCCGGTTATTTTTGAGACACTTAATTTTTTAATCAATAAAATTCCTCGGGGCTTGCCCCGGGGTAAAAGAGGATAGTTTGAAAACCTAAGGTTTTCGATACGCTTGAAAAGCGTAAATTTGCTGAATGGATGAACATATCTACAAACGGCATAACAAAACACTTCTTTTGTATCATTTGGTTTTTCCGGTGAAATATAGACGGAAAGTGATAAGTGGCCCGATTGGTGAGGCGATTAAAGATATCAGCCTGGAGATTGGCGATCGTTTTGAAATAGAGTTTGTAGAGATCGGCACAGATGAAGACCACATTCATTTTTTGGTTCAGGGGGTACCGACGATGTCTGTAGGACAGATTATAAGGATCATAAAAAGCATCACATCCCGAGAGATTTTTCACAGATTTCCAGAAGTGAAGAAAGCATTGTGGGGTGGCAGTTTCTGGACAAGTGGATACTATGCGAATACGGTTGGTCAATATGGCAACACGGAAGTTATAAAGAAGTATGTTGAGAATCAGGGAATGAAATACAATCAATTGCATACTCAACAGCTTAGTTTGTGGTGATCTTTCTTTAAGATACCTCGGGGCTTGCCCCGGGGTCATTCATTCAAAAAGAAATTTAATAAATTTTTCGCCATCCCAATAAAAGGCAATACTTTCGCTTTCAATGAAATTTTCGACAAGAATTCCATCGTTTAAGACATCAATTGTTTCCTCCGCTGCGTCCCATTTCCCTTTTTTTTCAACTGAAAGAATCATTTCTATTTTCTTAACATTTTTGTAATTACCTAATATAAAATATTTATAGCCACTATTTATCCTAAGGAATACAAAAAGAGTTAATTCTTTTGATTGAGGGTTTAAAAGGAATATTGAGAAATCTAAATATCCATCACCATTAAAATCACTTGAAGTAATAAAAGGTAAATTTTTATTATCAGCGGAAGGTTTCCATCCTTCAGCATAGTCCTCGATAGTAGGTAGTTTATAGTTGGGAAATTTTTTACTTAAAAACTTTATTAATGAAGTTGGAATATCGTTAATTGAATCAATTTGAAGGTTTTTCAAATTATCAATAATAGTTTCGTTCTCTTTAATGTCGTAATTTTTCAAACTATTACTCAACTTTTCCTTATTTTTTTCTATTTGGCTATAGCAACAAAGGGAAAATGTTAAAAATAAAAAAAGCAACTTATTCATATCAATTTATTTCTTTTTAATAAACGTTAAATGTCCATGATCATTATGACCACCTATCTTTTTACCATTAACAATTAATGGAATGTTTCCAACTTTCCAAACATCCATATTTGAAACATAATTTTTTGTAAACCCCCATTTGCCTGCTGTTTCAAGAAATGAATGGTTACTTTCAGCAGAAAAGTTTGAATTTGTTACTTTTCCTTGAAAACTCTGATAATCTTCATTTAAATATCGGAAATCAATACAATCTCCAGAATAACCGTTTTCACCACCATGCATTTTATGGTCTCCTCCTGGTGCACCTCCGTTTTCATTCGACATATCACCAAAATCAATTTTAAAACCACTATTAGATGTTTCCTTCATTTCAGTTACAAGTCCGAAAGTTGCTGCAGCTGTTTCGGGATTTAAGTAATGATCGCCTCCCTCATCCTCTTTTCCATATCTTCCAAATCCTTCTCCACTATCAGGAAATTTTACTAATCCCTTTTCATTTATCCCTAAAGTATATGTTTGGACTTGTTTTCCATCATTTGAAACAACGAAAGTATGTGATTTGCTATCCTTAACTTCAATACAATTAATTTGTCGATTATTAATGTTAATATTAAAAGTGTCCAATCCTAATACATCAATAAATTTAATAGGATTATTATAAGTGTATGTGTAACCAGTCCAATCATAATGTTTTTCATTTATTGGGTCAACAGTACTCCATCTACCAATTACCGGGTCGTACATCCTTGCCCCGTAGTCGTACCAGTTCAGGTTGTAATCTTCCTGCAATTCCTTGCCGTTGTAAAGGTAATTATTCTTTAAATCGGCACCGGAGGTATAGCCCAGGGCTTCCAATTGCATGCCAAAAGGATAGTAATGCTGGTATTCCATTACCTGCGGCAGGCCGGGGGCGGCAGCGGCATAGGTAGCACGGGTATTTCCCAGGTGGTCTTTCATAAAGTACTCGTAACGGTAAGTGTTGCCGGTAGGTACTAAGCGTCCTTCGGAGGTAAGGATGTATTGCAGCACACCGTTTTGGTTATAAACAAAATTACCAAGGTAATACGTCCCGCCGGTAACGGCACTACCTGCCAGTACTTTCTTTGCCAGCTTCGCACCGGTGGCATCGTAGGTGTATTGTATCTTATTACCGGAAGTAAGGTCAATCAGTTCTGGTTTATTAAGGTAATTGTAGCTGATAGCGGTTATGTTTTTATCTGCATCCGAGGTCATGTTGCCGTTAGCATCATAAAAATATCCTTGCTGGGTGGAAGTGCTTCCTGCGTAATCGGTAACATTTGCCACATCGCCCATAGCATCGGTGATATAACTTATCTGGTTGCTTGCTTCTCCACTCAGGTAATGAAAATTTAACTGGTCAATTTTCACTTCGTTGTCGGCATAGCGGTTTAAGGTAAGAATGTTTCCGTTGGCATCGTAGGTAAGTTGTTCGGAAAAAGAGTTATCGTAAGTCCAGCTTCCGCCGCTGCTTTTTTGTGCAAACAAGGCACTGTTTAAACGGTTGGCGTCATCATAGGTAAAGTTATAGGCATAGGCATCGGTGCTGTGGTTGTTTATCCACTGCATGGCAGAAATATTGCCGTTGTAAAGCGGGGTGCTTCCTCCTACCGGCTGTGGCTGGCTATAAAGTAATTGCATAGCAAACAGGTCTTTTTCAGAGGATAAATTACCCGGGTTATTAATCTGGGTAAGCCATCCACGGATGTTGTAAAGATAGTCGGTTTTTTGTAAACAAGGGCCAAAAGTGCTGCCGGTTTTTTCGGAATTGCAAATTCCGCTTAGCCGGGAAAAATATTTGCAACTCAGCCAGTGTCTTGGAGCAATTACAGCTCATTAACGAGCTGAACGAGGAAGAAAAGGGCATCCTGCTCAAGCTGATTGAGACTTTTGTTTCTAAAAAACGGTTTAATGATTATCTGCAAAAAAATATTGCTGCATATAAACAAAAAAGCCCGGCAAGTCCGGGCTTTTAAGAAACAGAGTATCCTCTTTAATTACGGTTTTCTTCAATCTTTATACTTTCACAAAACACCTCAAAATCTTTACTTGTTGATTCATCAACATTCATAACCTCAAATAAAGTTGAATCTTTCTTTAGATAAATCAATTGTCTATAGGAAGCTTTTGGTTCTTTACTCCTTAAGATTACACGAAGTGCTTTTAAATTTCCAATCGTCACAGTATCTCTCTTTTCTATAACATCTCCTTTAAATACGGTTTTCCATGAAGAAATTAAATAGTTTATTGAGTAATCTGCAGTATCTTGCATACAAATACACCATTGCCTAGTATTATCCTCAAATGAAGCTTCGTTTTCATCGTAATGTTCGGTATTAACGCCGACACAAAGACAATTATCTATTGAGCGAGCAACTGTGATATTATTCGGATACTTAAACTCTATAATAAAACCTGCATCAATCGTATCATGGTGTGTTATCCACTGGCTATAAACACTTCCTGCATTTTCTACTGTTTTAGTCAGTTTTCTTTGACAAGATAAGAATACTACAAATAGAACCAGAATAAAATATTTCATTCGCATATAATGTTGTAATTAATTTATTTAGCAGGTAGAGAATACCAAATCATTCCTGAGTAGTTGGGATTCTGGAAACTATTTAATTTTCCGGGGCCAATGTTTGTTGGTCGAGGACTTCCATTTACATTAGTTGTTTTACCGCCTATAATTTGTTTATTTTCAATTATAGAACCAGAAGTATTATACCGAGTTACATCAAATGTTTTTGTTGTCATGGTTACAACATGACCTCCATTTGCGCCAACAACTAGATTGCCTTTACCAGCTGATTCTTGGGCAGAAGCTACGGATTTTTCAGCAGTAACTTTACTAGCCAAATCATTCGTAATCCCTCGAGCTAAAGAGTTTCCATTTACAATTTCGATATTATCAACAGTTTTACCTTGTGCTTCAGTGGCAGATTCATAAGTTCGCCCTACAAAGTTCACGGATTGATTACATTTGTCGTAATTGTTTGTAACATAATCTTGAGCCCCAGCTACCGCTCCCTCTACACTAACTTCATTTTTTCCTCCTTGATTACTATACTCTCCAGTAAATTTAAAATATTCATCAGTCTTATCATTTCCCGTAAGTTTGAAAACGGCATTCGAACCATCTTCAACATGAAGTGTTTTATTACCATCTTTATCTAAAAAATCAGTCATTTCCATTCCATCCGGATCAATAAACCGTATTGGATTATTTAGTGCATAATTATATGGGCTCCATCTTCTTCCTTTTTCTGCCAACGGATCCACGGTGGTCCATCTACCAATCACCGGGTCATACATCCTGGCTCCGTAATCGTACCAGTTAAGGCCGTAATCTTCCTGTAATTCTTTGCCGTTGTACAGGTAATTATTCTTTAAATCTGCACCGGAGGTATAGCCCAAGGCTTCCAACTGCATGCCAAAGGGATAGTAATGCTGGTATTCCATTACCTGCGGCAGGCCCGGGGCGGCATATTGGTTTTTTATCTGACAACCTGTTGGCATATCGTTGATTGTAATTGCGAAATTACAAATTTTGCATTATTATGAGCGGAATTGCAAATGCAGCTCGGCATGGGCTTATATCCGGGATTTTAGAACTAAACAATCTTACTTATAGTAATGACAAAGTCCAGAACTGCGCCGGGCTTTGTTATTTTTATGGTTCACTTGTGGTTTCAACGCCTTTAATCTCTCTGCAATTTTT encodes:
- a CDS encoding RHS repeat-associated core domain-containing protein, translated to MKDHLGNTRATYAAAAPGLPQVMEYQHYYPFGMQLEALGYTSGADLKNNYLYNGKELQEDYNLNWYDYGARMYDPVIGRWSTIDPKTEKRSWVSPYNYCQSNPITRIDANGMLDDDIYYNKQGQEIYRVVNDKPDRNFVIKTSQTTNEIYPNKGEERGFSSPISKEAAAMTESEISKGNLKGDHMKNVIQIASPRTIGKMMEVVKDNGTGGTVATNNREYGGILNNGMVTSAKPGTAGNSASGKNASIVGDLDFHSHPSGTTKVAGGTASWVQPPSKTDINTATGKDYVFGMGNGTIYVYIRNGVIATIPMSIFKK
- the tnpA gene encoding IS200/IS605 family transposase; this translates as MDEHIYKRHNKTLLLYHLVFPVKYRRKVISGPIGEAIKDISLEIGDRFEIEFVEIGTDEDHIHFLVQGVPTMSVGQIIRIIKSITSREIFHRFPEVKKALWGGSFWTSGYYANTVGQYGNTEVIKKYVENQGMKYNQLHTQQLSLW